One Thomasclavelia spiroformis DSM 1552 DNA window includes the following coding sequences:
- the rpiA gene encoding ribose 5-phosphate isomerase A yields the protein MNNLKEKCALEALKYIKDQSIVGLGGGSTIAYLVEFLAKKNLDIKIVTPSYQTAMLCLKHQLCVVPTWSVDHVDIAFDGCDEVDLKLNALKSGGAIHTKEKIIASMADDYVLLVDESKVFEKLPFDHAITIEIIPESIKYVQKRLEKLGAIVSMRQSKAKDGYTISDHGMFIMEAKFKNVEDIQELDNNLKKITGIVDTSLFVGKVNFVLSIDDDGYIRKF from the coding sequence ATGAATAATTTAAAAGAAAAATGTGCTTTAGAAGCATTGAAATATATTAAAGATCAAAGTATTGTTGGTTTAGGTGGTGGTAGCACAATTGCTTATTTAGTAGAATTTTTAGCTAAAAAAAATTTAGATATAAAGATTGTAACACCATCTTATCAAACAGCAATGTTATGTTTAAAACACCAACTTTGTGTTGTACCTACATGGTCAGTTGACCATGTAGATATTGCCTTTGATGGTTGTGATGAGGTTGATTTAAAATTAAATGCATTAAAATCAGGTGGGGCAATTCATACAAAAGAAAAAATTATTGCTTCAATGGCTGATGATTATGTGTTATTAGTAGATGAATCAAAGGTATTTGAAAAATTGCCTTTTGATCATGCTATAACAATTGAAATAATTCCTGAAAGTATAAAATATGTACAAAAGAGATTAGAAAAATTAGGAGCTATTGTTTCTATGCGTCAAAGTAAAGCTAAAGATGGTTATACTATAAGTGACCATGGAATGTTTATTATGGAAGCTAAATTTAAAAATGTTGAAGATATTCAAGAATTAGATAATAATTTAAAAAAGATTACAGGAATTGTTGATACATCATTATTTGTAGGTAAAGTGAATTTTGTTTTATCAATTGATGATGATGGTTATATTCGTAAGTTTTAA